The Micromonospora sp. NBC_00421 DNA window CCGCGCCGAGGCGGGCCAGCAGGTTGGCCGCGTCGTTGCCGGACTGGAGCAGCAGGCCGAGCCAGACGGTCTCGACCGGGTAGCGACCCCCGTCGAGCAGGCCGACCGCGGAGCTGCCCGGCTCGATGTCCAGATCCGGGCGGGTCACCGTGACCACCTGCTTCGGGTTCAGCTTCGGCAGCATGGTGGCGGCCAGCAGCAGCTTCTGCACGCTGGCCGGGGTGCCGTACTCGTGCGGGCCGCAGCCGCCGAGGACCGCCCCGGTGTCCAGGTCGGCGACCAGCCAGGAGGTCGCGGTGACCGGCGGCGGCGCGGGTGCGCCGGTCGGCACGGTCAGTCCGGGGGTGGCCAGCGCCTCCCCACCCACCACCTGCTGCGCGGGCACCGCCGGGGGCGGCACGGGGCGGGGTGGTCGGGTCACCTTCGGTGCCGGCAGCTTCGGGCACGGCACGACGGCTGCGCGGGCCGTCCCGGCGCGGGTGGGGACGCCCGCGCGGGCCGGGACGGGCGTCGCCCCCGCAGTGAGGAGTACGGCCGCGACAGCGGCGGCCAGGACCCGGGGTCTCATGGTGAGGCACCCTACCGATGCGGTACGCCGGATCCGCAGCCGCCGCGTCACCGGTCAGCACCGACGCGATCGACCCGTCGAGCACCCATCCATGCACCCTGAGTCCCCAGGTCGTGACGCAGGGATGATGAAATCGGTCTTTCCGCATCGACCACGGGACCGCTCCCAACCCCTCCGACCTGCTAATTTATCGGATTCACACGCAGCGTCACCAGTGGCTCACCGAACTTCTTGAACGATCTCCGCGCGGTCCCCGTATCCATCGCCGCAAGGACGGATCGGGGCGGTCGCCAGTGCCACGAACCTCCTTGACCCCAGCCACCGTCGGGACCCCGGACGCGACGATCGTCCACGGCCCGCCGGAGATCAGAGGAGAGGTACATGGCCAGGCCAATGCGGAAGAATTCCGTCCTCAAGCTCGGCGGAGTGGGCGCCCTGGCGGTGCTGCTCCTGGGTGGCGGTCTGCAGCTCGCCTCCGCTGCCGAGAACACCGGCAGCACCGCCGCGCAGACCGTGAACTGCCCCACCGTGCGGGACAAGTTGCCGGCGGTTCCGGCCGCGGCGGCCGCCGGGGTGGAGCGGGAACTGGCCAACCTGGACGAGGAGATCGCCCGGCAGAACGAGCGGCTGGCCAAGCAGGCGGCCAACCCGCAGGGCGGCGCGAACTTCATCAACAACGCCATCCTCGGCCCGCTGAAGAGCAAGCGCGTCGCGGTGCTCGACCGCATCGAGATCAACTTCAACCGGGTCGGCGCGCAGCGCCCCGACCTGGACAGCCTGGCCACCTGCGGGCTGAACGCCCCGGGCGTCGCCAGCGCGCTGAACAGCTCCGTCAAGGCCGGCAACGCCGGTAACGCCGGCACGGGCGCGAACACCACGGGCGGCGCGCAGACGGTGAACTGCCCGACGCCGCAGATCCCCGCCGTACCGGCCCAGGCCGCCGCGAACGTCCAGGCCGAACTGGCCAACCTGGACAAGCAGATCAGCGAGGCCAACGCCCGCCTCGCCCAACAGGCCGCCAGCCCCCAGGGCGGCGCCAACTTCATCAACAACGCCATCCTCGGCCCACTGAAGGACAAGCGCCAGGCCGCCCTCGACCGCATCGAGATCGCCTTCAACCGCGTCGGCGCACAACGCCCCGACCTCGACAACTTCGCCACCTGCGGCCTCAACGGCGCGGGTGCCGGAAACGCGGGCGCGGGCAACGCCGGTGCCGGCAATGCGGGCGCCGGAAACGCTGGCGCGGGCAACGCGGGTGCCGGAAACGCCGGTGCGGGTGCCGCCCGGACGGTGAACTGCCCGACGCCGCAGATCCCCGCCGTGCCCGCCCAGGCCGCCGCGAACGTCCAGGCCGAACTGGCCAACCTCGACAAGCAGATCAACGAGGCCAACGCCCGCCTCGCCCAACAGGCCGCCAACCCCCAGGGCGGCGCCAACTTCATCAACAACGCCATCCTCGGCCCCCTCAAGGACAAGCGCCAGGCCGCCCTCGACCGCATCGAGATCGCCTTCAACCGCGTCGGCGCACAACGCCCCAACCTCGACAACTTCGCCACCTGCGGCCTGAACTGACCCCCTCGCCCACGGACGGCCCGGCGGATGATCCGCCGGGCCGTCCGGCTTTCCGGCCCGCCCGGTGCCCCTCGGTGGGCCGTCGGCTCAGTGACCCTCGGTGGGCCCGGTCTCGGCCAGGTAGTCGTACAGCGCGGCGGAGGCCCGCAGCCGGCGCAGGCTGCGGCGGTGCAGGTCCTGCTCCCGCCGGGCCAGCTCCGCCCGGACCCGGTCCGGCCGGCCGGTGCTGCGCAGTTCGGCGAGGACCGCGGTGATGATGTCGAACGGGTAGCCGCCCCGGCGCAGCAGCGCCACGACCTGCGCCGCCCGCCACTCGGCCACGTCGTACACCCGGTAGCCGGTGCCGCGTTGCCGGTGCGGGCGGAGCAGGCCACGTTGCTCCCACAGGCGCAGCTGCGAGGTGCGCACGCCGACCTGGGCGGCCACCACACCGATCCGGGCGTCCCGGCGGGGCACGGCCGCCGCAGGGCTGGCCAGCACCGTGGTGAAGGCGCCCAGCACCCGGGCGATCTCGGCCCGTTCACGGTCCAGCTCGGCATGCCCGGCGTCGAGCGCGGCGAGCGCCGTCGGCAGCTCACCCCGGTGCACGGCGGCCAGCACCTCCCGGGTACGCGACCAACCGTGCCCCTCGGCCATCAGGCGGGCCACCGCGAGGGCCCGGACGTGCCGCCCGGTGAACATCCGGTAGCCGCTCGGGGTGCGGTCGGCCGGTGGCAGCACCCCGTCGGCCAGATAGTTGCGCACCTGCTGGGTGGAGATCCCCGCGCTGGCCGCGACGTCGATCATCCGCCACCGCCGCTCCCCCACCCGCTCAGCTTACCGGTTGTCATGTGGTTTGAGACTTTCCGCCCAGCTCTCTCCCCACCAGCGCGGCGGCTGCCGGCAGAAGTCTCAACAGGATCATGAATGAGAAAATCGAAGGTATGGAGCAATCAGCGAAGTCCGCCGACCACCACGACGTGATCGAGGTACGGGGAGCCCGGGAGAACAACCTGACCGGGGTGTCCGTCGACATACCCAAGCGGCGGCTCACCGTCTTCACCGGGGTCTCCGGTTCGGGGAAGTCGTCCCTGGTGTTCGGCACCGTCGCCGCCGAGTCCCGCCGTCTGATCAACGAGACGTACAGTGCCTTCCTCCAGTCGTTCATGCCGAACCTGTCCCGGCCCGACGTCGACTCACTGCGGAACCTGACCCCGGCGATCGTGGTCGACCAGGAACGGATGGGGGCGAACTCCCGCTCCACAGTGGGCACCGCGACCGACGCGTACGCGATGCTGCGGATCCTGTTCAGCCGGCTCGGCGAGCCGCACGTCGGCGGGGCCGGGGCGTTCAGCTTCAACCTCGCCGAGGGCATGTGCCCGACCTGTGAGGGGCTGGGCCGGGTCTCCGACCTGGACGTGTCGGCGATGGTGGACGTGGAGCGCTCGCTCAACGACGGGGCGATCCTGGTGCCGAACTTCGCCGTGGACTCCTGGTACTGGCAGACCATCGTCGGGTCCGGCCTGTTCGACCCGGACGTCAAGCTCCAGGACTTCACCGCACAGCAGTGGGCGGACTTCCTGCACAAGCCGGCCACGAAGATCAAGGTGGGTGCCAACAACTGGACGTACGAGGGCCTGATGGTGAAGGTCCGCCGGCTCTACCTGACCAAGGACCGGGAGTCGATGCAGGCGCACATCCGCGCCTTCGTGGACCGGGCGGTCACCTTCACGACCTGCGCCGCCTGCGGCGGGGCCCGCCTCAACGAGGCGGCGTTGTCCTCGCGGATCGCCGGGCGCAGCATCGCGGAGTGCGCGGCCCTGCAGATCAGCGACCTGGCGCAGTTCGTCGGCGGGATCGACGCCCCGTCGGTGGCGCCGCTGGTGGCCGACCTGCGCGAGACCCTGGACTCGCTTGTGGAGATCGGGTTGGGCTATCTCAGCCTGGACCGGGAGTCCGGCACCCTCTCCGGCGGCGAGGCGCAGCGGGTCAAGATGGTCCGTCACCTCGGGTCCAGCCTCTCCGACGTGACGTACGTCTTCGACGAGCCGACGGTGGGGCTGCACCCGCACGACATCGCCCGGATGAACGACCTGCTGCTGCGCCTGCGCGACAAGGGCAACACGGTGCTGGTCGTGGAGCACAAACCGGAGACCGTCGCGATCGCCGACCACGTGGTCGACCTCGGCCCGGGTGCCGGGTCGGCCGGCGGCCGGATCTGCTACACCGGAGACGTGGCCGGGCTGCGCCGCTCCGACACGCTCACCGGTCGGCACCTCGACCACCGGGTCACCCTGCGGACAGCCGTCCGCCGGCCCACCGGTCACCTGTCGATCCGCGGTGCCGACCTGCACAACCTGCGCGACGTCGACGTCGACCTGCCGCTGGGGGTGCTGACCGTGGTCACCGGGGTGGCGGGCTCGGGCAAGAGTTCGCTAATCCACGGCTCGCTGCCCCGTCGGGACGGGGTCGTGGTGGTCGACCAGGCCGCCATCCGGGGCTCCCGGCGCAGCAACCCGGCGACCTGGACCGGCCTGCTCGACCCGATCCGTACCGCGTTCGCCCGCGCCAACGGGGTGAAGGCGGCGCTGTTCAGCGCCAACTCCGAGGGCGCCTGCCCGACCTGCAAGGGGATCGGGCTGGTCTACACCGACCTGGCGACGATGGCCGCCGTCGCCACCGTCTGCGAGGCGTGCGAGGGGCGGCGCTACACCCCCGAGGTGCTGAGGTACACGCTGCGCGGCCGGAACATCAGCGAGGTGCTCGGCATGTCGGTCACCGAAGCCCGGGACTTCTTCCCGTCCGGGCCGCCCCGGGTGGTGCTGGACCGGCTGGCCGAGGTCGGTCTCGGCTACCTGACCCTGGGGCAGCCACTCACCACGCTCTCCGGCGGGGAACGCCAACGGCTCAAACTCGCCGTACACATGGCCGAGAAGGCCGCCACCTACGTGCTGGACGAGCCGACCACCGGCCTGCACCTGGCCGACGTGGACCAACTGCTGGCGCTGCTGGACCGGCTGGTCGACGCGGGCAACACGGTGGTCGTCATCGAGCACCACCAGGCGGTGATGGCGCACGCGGACTGGATCGTCGACCTGGGCCCCGGCGCCGGGCACGACGGTGGCCGGGTCGTCTTCACCGGCACCCCCGCCGACCTGGTCGCGCACGCCGACACAGTGACCGCCCGCCACCTGCGCGAGTACGTCGCACCCCGGTAACCGACAGGTCGCGCAGCTCGGCCCGGCATGGCGGCGGCGTCGGTCGTCATCGCCCCGGCCGGCAGGCGGGACCGGTCGCGCGGGACCGGCAGGCGGGACCGGTCGCGCGGGACCGGCAGGCGGGACCGGTCGCGCGGGACCGGCAGGCGGGACCGGTCGCGCGGGTCTGGGCGAGAGCGGTCAGCGGTCCGGGAGCCGCCGCAGCCAGACGCGCTGCCAGGGGGTCTCCACGGCCTTCGGGTGGTAGCGGTCGCGGACCCAGCCCACCGCCTGCCGGGCCGGCAGCCCGTCGAGGATCGCCAGGGCGGCGAGGGCGGTGCCGGTCCGGCCGATCCCGCCCCGGCAGGCCACCTCCACCCGACCACCGTCGTGCGCGCGGCGCAGTGCCTCGCGGAGCGCGTCCAGGGCGTCCGCGCGGTCGAGGGGCAGCCAGAAGTCGGGCCACCGGATCTGCCGGTAGGGCCAGGCCGGGGCCGGGCCGGGTGCCAGGATCAGGGCGAAGTCGGCGGGCGACACCACGTCGGCCACCCGTCGCCCGCGCACGGTCGCACCGCTGGGCAGGGTGACCACGCCGGTCGAACTGGACCAGTCCACACCCTGAATTCTGCCCGGTACGGACACAGCGCGCCGCCCCCGACCCTGGTGGGTCGGGGGCGGCGCGTGTCGATGTGCGGGTCGCCTCTCGGCGCGTGGCGCGACGCGGCTCCAGCCGAACGGAACTCCGCGACGGCATTTCAGGTGAGGCCCGGGGACACCGAACACACCGACACCCTGCACAACGCGGGGCCCCTCGCGCTCCTTCCCCGCCCTGCAGTGACCCCCGTCACTCTCCTCTGTCCGCCTGGCCCGCCGGCATCGGGTTGGCCGAGACAGCCGCCCGCGCCGGCTACGACCACGGGGCTGTGGATGAGGATCACCGAGGCGACGCGGGCCTGTGTGGAGAGTTGTGGTGCCGGGGGCAGGCCGGGGGCAGCAACAACTCTCCACGATCCCTTGCCGCTCCCGCCGGCCTGCCGGTCAGCCGGCGCGGCGACCTGCCGATCTGCCGGCGGTCGGTGCACATACCGTTGGCCGGCACCCCGGGCGGGGTGCCGGCCAACGGCGTCATGTGCGGGTGGGTCAGCTGTTCCAGTGCTCGGCGACGAGGTCGGCGGCCTGCTGCTCCCACTGGGCGTAGTGGTCGGGGTAGGCCGAGACCTGGACGGTCTGGGCGGCCTTGGTCAGCGGCATGTCCTGCCAGCCGTCGACCTGCTTGAGGCCCTTGAGGAACGCGGTGGTGGCGTACTCGGGGTCGGTGATCTGCTCGACCGTGCCCCAGCCGGACGACGGGCGCTGCTGGAACAGGCCCTGCGAGTCGTGGTCGTTGCGGTCGCCCAGGTGGCCCAGGTTCTCCAGCTTGGACTCCTGGAGGGCGGTGGCGATGGAGATGACCGCGGCCCGCTCGTCCAGGCCCGACTTCTTGGTCGCGGCGATGATCGCCCTGACGTTGGCGGTCTGCTCGTCGTCCAGGTCGATGCGGGACTGGTCGCCCTGCACACCGTGCGGGATCAGCCTGCCCTTGTCCACCGCCGGCTTGTCGGCCTGGACGGTCACGGCGACCGGGCGGGTGTCGGTGGTGGCGTGGGCGTGGGTGGCGGGGCCGGCGAGGATGCCGCCGGTGAAGGCGAGGCCGGCGATACCGAGAGCGGTCTTGCGCAGGATGGTGGTGTTCATGGGGGTAGCTCCTTCGGAGGGTTGACGCCCTGGCCGACCAGGGGGTCGGGTGCCCGTCGGGGGACGGCTCGCAGGGCGTGGGCACCACGTCGGGCGCTCATGCGGGGAAAGAAACTCAGGGGTCTCCGGCGGGGCTTGCCGCTGGCGGGACTCGCCGCTGGGCGGGGGTGCCACTCGGGCCGGGGTCAGGTGTAACGACCGGCGTCCCGGGGCCATTCCCCGGAGGTGCAGACCGCGTCCCGGGCGCGCGAGCGGGGGCTCGCGGCACCGGACGCCGGGGCACCGGACCAGGTGTAACGACTGACGGGGGCAGAACGGACGCGGCGGACGATCGACGCGCGCCCACCGACACCGCACCCACCCATCGGGTGCCGAAGGCGTCACGGGGTGATCCGGGACTCGACCTTCGCCGCGCAGGCGGTCACCACCGACCGGGCGTCCAGGCCCAGACTCTCGATGGCGACCAAGGCGGTGAAGACCACGTCGGCCAGCTCGGCCGCCACCTCTTCGTGACTGTGCGTCACGCCCTTGCGGGGGTTCTGGCCCAGCACACCGATCCACGCACCGGCCGCCTCGCCGGCCTCCTCGGTGAGCTTCAGGATTCGGCAGGTAAGCTCGCCCTGGTCGGTGCCGTTGGCGGCGTCCAGCCAGGCGCGGGCGGACCGGGCAGCGCTCCAGATCAACTCGTCCACTCCTCCAGTGAACCGGACAGGGGTGACGATCCGTATCCGGGGGCGGTCGGTGGCGCACACCAACGACGGTGTGGCGCCGAGGCCGCACCGCGACGGGAAGGGACGTGACCGCAATGGCGGAGGCCGCCGAGTCGGTGTTCACCCGCGTGGTCGGTCGGAACCCGGGTGAGCCGGAGTTCCACCAGGCGGTACGGGAGGTGCTGGAGAGCATCGGCCCGGCCCTCGCCCGCCACCCCGAGTACGGGCACGCCCACATCCTCGAACGGATCTGCGAGCCGGAACGGCAGATCATCTTCCGGGTGCCCTGGGAGGACGACCACGGGCGGGTCCGGGTCAACCGGGGTTTCCGGGTGGAGTTCAACAGCGCGCTCGGCCCGTTCAAGGGCGGCCTGCGCTTCCACCCGTCGGTCTATCTGGGGATCGTCAAGTTCCTCGGTTTCGAGCAGATCTTCAAGAACGCGCTGACCGGGCTGCCGATCGGCGGTGGCAAGGGTGGCGCGGACTTCGACCCGAAGGGCCGCTCGGACCGCGAGGTGATGCGGTTCTGCCAGAGTTTCATGACCGAGTTGTACCGGCACATCGGCGAACAGACCGACGTGCCGGCCGGCGACATCGGCGTCGGCAGCCGGGAGATCGGCTACCTGTTCGGCCAGTACAAACGAATCACCAACCGGTACGAGTCGGGCGTGCTGACCGGCAAGGGCCTGTCGTACGGGGGTGCACAGGCGCGCACCGAGGCGACCGGGTACGGGGCGGTGTTCTTCGCCGAGGAGATGCTGAAGCAGGCCGGGGCCACCCTGGACGGCAAGCGGGTGGTGGTCTCCGGTTCCGGCAACGTGGCGACGTACGCGATCGAGAAGGTGCACCAGCTCGGTGGCACGGTGGTGGCCTGCTCCGACTCCGCCGGGTACGTGCTCGACGAGAAGGGCATCAACCTGGAGCTGCTTCGGGAGCTGAAGGAGACCCGCCGGGCCCGCCTCGACGACTACGTGCGGCACGTGCCGCACGCGGTGGCGGTCAGCGACCGTACCGTCTGGGAGGTGCCCTGTGACCTGGCCCTGCCGTGTGCGACGCAGAACGAGATCGGCGGCGCGGAGGCCGCGGCGCTGGTCGCCGGCGGCTGTGTCGCGGTGGTCGAGGGGGCGAACATGCCGACCACCCCGGAGGCGGTCCGCATCCTCGGCAGGGCCGGGGTGAAGTTCGCGCCGGGCAAGGCGGCCAACGCCGGTGGGGTGGCGGTGAGCGCGTTGGAGATGCAGCAGAACGCCAGCCGGGACTCGTGGACGTTCGCCCATTCGGAGCAGCGGCTGCGGGAGACGATGCGGGACATCCACGCCCGCTGCTGGTCCACCGCCGAGGAGTACGGCCTACCGGGCGACTACGTGGCGGGGGCGAACATCAACGGCTTCCGCCGGGTGGCCGAGGCGATGCTGGCGCACGGGTTGGTGTGACCGACCGGACCACTGCGGCCCGCCGACGGCGGGCACCCACCGGCCTGGGCGCACGGCAGGTGCCCGCCGGACCGATGGTCCGACGGGCACCTGTGCGTACCGGTGTGATCCGGATCAGCGGGTCATGCCGAACCGGTGGCGACGCCGCCAGCCGAAGGCGGTGAGCATCAGCACCACACCGGCGCCGACCAGCCCGCCGCCGACCTTCAGCGGCGTGCCCAGGTTGTCACCGGTCACCGGCAGGTGCGGGTGCGGCTTCTTCTTCGGCAGCACTGTGATCGTCGTGCTGGCCGTACGGCCCGAGGTGCGCCCGGTCGCGGTGAAGGTGAGCCGCCCGATGTCGCTCGGCCGGTAGCTCACGGTGAAGTTACCGTTCGCGTCGGTCTGCGCCGTGAAGTGCCGCGGCGCGGGCTGCGGCTGCGAATAGTCGACCTTCACCATGGCGACGGTGGTGCCGTCGCTGCGCCGGGCCGGCGCCTGCCCCGGAACGGCCGCGGCGAGGGGCGCCACGGTGACGTCGATGTCGACGATCTCGTTCGGTCCGAAGCCGGTGCCGGTGAGGACCACCGTCTCGCCGATGACGATCGTCGTCGGGTTGGCCGTCAGCGACGGCGTGGTGGGTGGATAGTCCGGTGGCGGCTGCGGGGTGCTGGTGGTGGCGGGTGGCTGCGGCTGAGCAGCCCCCGCGGCGGTCGGCACGGCCACGATGGCCAGACCGACCGTCAGCGCCGTGAGAATGCGGGATAGCCGCATGATGGTCTCCTCCTACTGTTTGCAGCTAGGTGCGGGAACTACTTGGGTGGTCCATGGGGTGGCGGTCGGTGTGTGCCAGAGTTCGGGGGTGCCGGTGGTGTTCCTGCCGGTCAGCAGGTCCACGTCGAGGGTTCGGGTGGCACCGGGGGCGACGTCGACGGTGGC harbors:
- a CDS encoding MerR family transcriptional regulator, producing the protein MGERRWRMIDVAASAGISTQQVRNYLADGVLPPADRTPSGYRMFTGRHVRALAVARLMAEGHGWSRTREVLAAVHRGELPTALAALDAGHAELDRERAEIARVLGAFTTVLASPAAAVPRRDARIGVVAAQVGVRTSQLRLWEQRGLLRPHRQRGTGYRVYDVAEWRAAQVVALLRRGGYPFDIITAVLAELRSTGRPDRVRAELARREQDLHRRSLRRLRASAALYDYLAETGPTEGH
- a CDS encoding excinuclease ABC subunit UvrA, whose product is MEQSAKSADHHDVIEVRGARENNLTGVSVDIPKRRLTVFTGVSGSGKSSLVFGTVAAESRRLINETYSAFLQSFMPNLSRPDVDSLRNLTPAIVVDQERMGANSRSTVGTATDAYAMLRILFSRLGEPHVGGAGAFSFNLAEGMCPTCEGLGRVSDLDVSAMVDVERSLNDGAILVPNFAVDSWYWQTIVGSGLFDPDVKLQDFTAQQWADFLHKPATKIKVGANNWTYEGLMVKVRRLYLTKDRESMQAHIRAFVDRAVTFTTCAACGGARLNEAALSSRIAGRSIAECAALQISDLAQFVGGIDAPSVAPLVADLRETLDSLVEIGLGYLSLDRESGTLSGGEAQRVKMVRHLGSSLSDVTYVFDEPTVGLHPHDIARMNDLLLRLRDKGNTVLVVEHKPETVAIADHVVDLGPGAGSAGGRICYTGDVAGLRRSDTLTGRHLDHRVTLRTAVRRPTGHLSIRGADLHNLRDVDVDLPLGVLTVVTGVAGSGKSSLIHGSLPRRDGVVVVDQAAIRGSRRSNPATWTGLLDPIRTAFARANGVKAALFSANSEGACPTCKGIGLVYTDLATMAAVATVCEACEGRRYTPEVLRYTLRGRNISEVLGMSVTEARDFFPSGPPRVVLDRLAEVGLGYLTLGQPLTTLSGGERQRLKLAVHMAEKAATYVLDEPTTGLHLADVDQLLALLDRLVDAGNTVVVIEHHQAVMAHADWIVDLGPGAGHDGGRVVFTGTPADLVAHADTVTARHLREYVAPR
- a CDS encoding protein-tyrosine phosphatase family protein; amino-acid sequence: MDWSSSTGVVTLPSGATVRGRRVADVVSPADFALILAPGPAPAWPYRQIRWPDFWLPLDRADALDALREALRRAHDGGRVEVACRGGIGRTGTALAALAILDGLPARQAVGWVRDRYHPKAVETPWQRVWLRRLPDR
- a CDS encoding MazG-like family protein — protein: MDELIWSAARSARAWLDAANGTDQGELTCRILKLTEEAGEAAGAWIGVLGQNPRKGVTHSHEEVAAELADVVFTALVAIESLGLDARSVVTACAAKVESRITP
- the gdhA gene encoding NADP-specific glutamate dehydrogenase, with translation MAEAAESVFTRVVGRNPGEPEFHQAVREVLESIGPALARHPEYGHAHILERICEPERQIIFRVPWEDDHGRVRVNRGFRVEFNSALGPFKGGLRFHPSVYLGIVKFLGFEQIFKNALTGLPIGGGKGGADFDPKGRSDREVMRFCQSFMTELYRHIGEQTDVPAGDIGVGSREIGYLFGQYKRITNRYESGVLTGKGLSYGGAQARTEATGYGAVFFAEEMLKQAGATLDGKRVVVSGSGNVATYAIEKVHQLGGTVVACSDSAGYVLDEKGINLELLRELKETRRARLDDYVRHVPHAVAVSDRTVWEVPCDLALPCATQNEIGGAEAAALVAGGCVAVVEGANMPTTPEAVRILGRAGVKFAPGKAANAGGVAVSALEMQQNASRDSWTFAHSEQRLRETMRDIHARCWSTAEEYGLPGDYVAGANINGFRRVAEAMLAHGLV